The Candidatus Cloacimonadota bacterium sequence CAATAAAAATGCTGTTGGAAATAAGTAAAGCGAATAAGCTAAAATTATACTCCTTAGCTGTGAAGATTTTATAAAAAAACTTATTGCAATTATTATGATAATAACAAAAATTGAGAAAACGAATCTGGTAGAAATAAAATCCCCAACAATTTCGTTATCATCTTTACATTTAATAATTTTTCTTACCCCCAAAATTGGGAGTCCATTGCTACTGATAGTTAAAAAATAACTTAGAAATGCTAAGCCAATACTTATTAAACCAAAATTTGAAGCACCCAAAATTCTGGCTAAATATGCAACAGCTATAAAACCGATTAAACGATTAAATATATCACCAGCAAATAGTGCTGCAACATTTTTTGCCGTTCTCTTTATCTTAGGCATTTTTCTATTATTTTGACTAATTTTTCTTATGTTAAATTAGAAAATGAATGCATCACATTTCTTTATTAAAGAAAATATAACTAATAATTGGCAAGTAAAGAGATGAAGCTTTTATTCAAAATTACCAAGGAACACTTCCTATTTCGTCACAATATTTACAAATTGAGATAGACCATCTCTTGCCTTTTTGCAATCTTAATCGGCAGTCTTTAAATTCTTTGCTATTCCAAATTTTTGATATTGTTTGAGTATTCACATTTCCAAATTTGCATCTTGCATAATAATCATTACAGCAAAGCAAAACCTCTCCTTTCCAGTTAATCACAAGTTGTCCTGAAGGACGTAAGCATGGTCTATTAAGTGTCTTCTTTCTACCAAATATTTCACCTGCTCTATCAAGTTTTACAAAATCTTTATAATTTCGCACAGTAATATGAGCGGGATATTTCTCTGCCAATTCATTCAATAGAGATTTTTCTTTATCATCATAATTAGTTACAAAAAACCGATTTGTCCCATTTTTTACCAGTTTTCTAAACAATTTGTCATCCAAATAATCACCATTTGTAGAGATAAAAATATAAGAATTGGGACATTTTTCTCTCGCATACTTTACTAATTCTGGTAAACGGTTATCTAACAAGGGTTCTCCGTAAAAATGAGGAGAAATGCGTCCGTAAAAACTCATCTCACCAAGTTCATTAATAATCTTTTTCCAAGTTCCGGTTGGCATTATTCCTTTTTCTCTCTGCTTAAAACGATTGCTGTTGAAACAAAAATCACATTTTCGGTTGCAATAAGCATATGTTTCCAAATCAGCGGAGATAAAATCAATATTTTTATATTGCTTTCCTGATCCAATTTCACAAAAAATAAAATACCTAATTCTAATGAAAACTCTAATGAAAAAAATACGAAGATTACACTTATAATATGGAATTAATTTTGTGTGTAAATTTCGTCTGGATATTTCCAATTTTACAAAAAACAGAAAGAAATCTTTGATTTGCTGAAAAATCACAATCATTTTTGCAATTTTATACTAAATATTCACTATATAATAAGTTCCTGATTGACTTACAATGTCTCGTAAAATATTTTCTTATATTAGACATTTTTCAATTATTTCAATCAGTTTCTTTTCTCGTTGATGTTCCGAAAACATCTGTATAATCCGCTGTCTACATAAAAGACCCTTCTTTGTATCCATTCTCATAGCATCAGTAATGACATCTGCAGTCCCCTTCACATCACCATATTCTACAATCCAGCCTGTTTCTCCAATTGCTTGTGGGATACCTCCGACATTAGTTCCAATAGGCAAACATCCACAAAGCATCGCCTCACAAAGTACATTTGGTAACCCCTCTATCCAACTTAGTTGGCAGTATATCTTTGCTCTCTGAAAATAACTTAATAATTCATCTTGTTTAAGTGGTTGAATCAATTCAACATTAGGTGGTGTCTTATCTTCCAATAAATTAATAATATTATTTGTAACACCAACAATTTTAAACTTAAATGAAAGTAACATGGAGGCAATTTTTAACAATATATCTATACCTTTTACCTTTATTCTTAGAGGAGTATCAATATAAGCAACGCTTAGAATATAATCTTCCTTTGATAATCCAGGTTTCCAATGTTCAGAATTAAATCCAAAAGGTATAACTTT is a genomic window containing:
- a CDS encoding glycosyltransferase family 4 protein — protein: MKSSNNSKSKKILFCSALYATYINKDYKILNRYFPLYKIISPGLKGLIRMLRYLPKVRVSFIWFASIHAGVIVFLSKFMKKKTIVALGGFDVAKEKEIRYGIWTSWWRSVFVGYAIRNADYVLAVDISLKKKATKLAKYDGGNIKVIPFGFNSEHWKPGLSKEDYILSVAYIDTPLRIKVKGIDILLKIASMLLSFKFKIVGVTNNIINLLEDKTPPNVELIQPLKQDELLSYFQRAKIYCQLSWIEGLPNVLCEAMLCGCLPIGTNVGGIPQAIGETGWIVEYGDVKGTADVITDAMRMDTKKGLLCRQRIIQMFSEHQREKKLIEIIEKCLI
- a CDS encoding SPASM domain-containing protein; translation: MIVIFQQIKDFFLFFVKLEISRRNLHTKLIPYYKCNLRIFFIRVFIRIRYFIFCEIGSGKQYKNIDFISADLETYAYCNRKCDFCFNSNRFKQREKGIMPTGTWKKIINELGEMSFYGRISPHFYGEPLLDNRLPELVKYAREKCPNSYIFISTNGDYLDDKLFRKLVKNGTNRFFVTNYDDKEKSLLNELAEKYPAHITVRNYKDFVKLDRAGEIFGRKKTLNRPCLRPSGQLVINWKGEVLLCCNDYYARCKFGNVNTQTISKIWNSKEFKDCRLRLQKGKRWSISICKYCDEIGSVPW